One segment of Zhihengliuella halotolerans DNA contains the following:
- a CDS encoding ATP-binding protein has translation MGIEYTLPLGESVNPGQHRLREIQVINWGTFHGRHSLYVDRHGTLLTGHPGVGKSTLFDGIGHIFHALPRLNESAHEASTRRDRRTTYSYMRGRQFKTADGVVAQRPGSTWSAVGLVYENGLGSQTCIAALFDVPSGGLEGQVGKHYVIGDGPLDTAALEEQLAQPGSRRFSASTLSKALTGFEVYDTHKTFAERFRRRLGIDHDKAFSLLRTLQNGKGLDRGVNLFFRQEVLEAPATLAAADGAVEDFAHLRGIHRQLETARAQRDALELVPERYGRYLELLAERSAAKRWYDDVLPHVRAARTAEVHGAEAARLEAELGEHRAQIAAAARQKSGLDARVTSLQEQHDAHGGQALRTLERELETARSALAEREKTAAKLVAEAGRAGVELDFTAEGLAAMRTEAAATARRLSSIEQDTRTLEYEAMAQVMATREKLRQLRADIDSYRRRGSNIDDRSATARRAICSVTGIDPESLPFGGELVDLAPDAGAWRPAAEKALRRLATTLLVPGEHLEAVTRAIDSGVADGVGSRLRWVDLAQAPRPATPGATDLVTRLEFKDNAAGAWLRAKITADYPLACVETDAGLHEHERAISLAGTLKTGRGSFERDTRPIAASDYLLGFTNEAKIAELEESAAALAAERDAAEAAADERSASTRDLAGRMRALAALADDAREFARLDTTPAAAAVADLESRLQAVMNDDASLAEVRSALEEAQAEREGTVGRLAVLRSEAARLESALSAAERRLAAAPLPAAASGAGTGSAPDDAAATDPATEDECAELLTRFPDLAGAASGAEVEAAASSAALKLQGAEAQARQAIFAAEADLTETFREFARTFGPGASASYGTGVDAAPDYVRLYESIVAEGLPQREEEFREYFSNRSYERFSDLLQLLEEERRAIGERIEPLNQILSDVPFEKGPDGTSSRLRLELTTAVPEEARAFKAELKEALGHAYGAAADDLSAQYERLERLVDALDDTGRAAWRDTVLDVRRHVVISCNEHKGNGEIEAGLEPGTLSGGEGQRFTSFIMGAALAYQLGLATQGFTTYGTVMIDEAFIQANAEYAGAGINALQEFGFQLLLAAPEDKVDLAKHLGSITDIVKHPGSNVSGFVATGLSPAVATDIVLR, from the coding sequence ATGGGCATCGAGTACACCCTCCCGCTCGGCGAGTCCGTCAACCCGGGCCAGCACCGGCTGCGCGAGATCCAGGTCATCAACTGGGGCACGTTCCACGGCCGGCACAGCCTCTACGTCGACCGGCACGGCACGCTGCTCACGGGCCACCCCGGCGTCGGCAAGTCCACGCTGTTCGACGGCATCGGGCACATCTTCCATGCTCTCCCGCGTCTGAACGAGTCCGCCCACGAGGCCTCGACCCGACGCGACCGCCGCACCACCTACTCGTACATGCGCGGGCGGCAGTTCAAGACGGCCGACGGCGTCGTCGCGCAGCGCCCCGGCTCGACGTGGAGCGCCGTCGGACTCGTCTACGAGAACGGGCTTGGTTCCCAGACGTGCATCGCCGCGCTCTTCGACGTGCCCTCCGGCGGGCTCGAGGGCCAGGTCGGCAAGCACTACGTCATCGGCGACGGCCCCCTCGACACGGCCGCTCTCGAGGAGCAGCTCGCCCAGCCCGGTTCCCGCCGCTTCTCCGCGTCCACCCTGTCGAAGGCGCTGACCGGGTTCGAGGTCTACGACACCCACAAGACGTTCGCCGAGCGCTTCCGCCGCCGCCTCGGCATCGACCACGACAAGGCGTTCAGCCTGCTGCGCACCCTGCAGAACGGCAAGGGCCTGGACCGCGGCGTGAACCTCTTCTTCCGCCAGGAGGTGCTCGAGGCCCCGGCCACGCTCGCGGCCGCCGACGGGGCCGTCGAGGACTTCGCCCACCTGCGCGGGATCCACCGCCAACTCGAGACCGCCCGCGCCCAGCGCGATGCCCTCGAGCTGGTGCCCGAGCGCTACGGCCGCTATCTCGAGCTGCTCGCCGAGCGCTCCGCCGCCAAGCGCTGGTACGACGACGTGCTGCCGCACGTGCGGGCCGCACGCACCGCCGAGGTGCACGGCGCCGAGGCGGCCCGCTTGGAGGCCGAGCTGGGTGAGCACCGGGCGCAGATCGCTGCGGCCGCGCGGCAGAAGAGCGGGCTGGACGCCCGGGTCACGTCCCTGCAGGAGCAGCACGACGCCCACGGCGGGCAGGCGCTGCGCACCCTAGAACGCGAGCTCGAGACCGCGCGCTCCGCTCTCGCCGAACGCGAGAAAACGGCCGCGAAGCTGGTCGCGGAAGCCGGGCGCGCCGGCGTCGAACTGGATTTCACCGCCGAAGGCCTGGCCGCGATGCGGACCGAGGCGGCCGCGACCGCGCGGCGGCTCTCCTCGATCGAGCAGGACACCCGCACGCTCGAGTACGAAGCGATGGCCCAGGTCATGGCCACCCGCGAGAAGCTGCGGCAGTTGCGGGCCGACATCGACTCGTACCGGCGCCGCGGGTCCAACATCGATGACCGCTCGGCGACCGCGCGGCGCGCGATCTGCTCGGTGACCGGGATCGATCCGGAGTCGCTGCCGTTCGGCGGCGAGCTCGTGGACCTGGCCCCGGACGCGGGCGCGTGGCGTCCCGCCGCGGAGAAGGCGCTCCGCCGCCTGGCGACGACGCTGCTCGTGCCCGGCGAGCACCTGGAGGCGGTGACGCGCGCGATCGACTCCGGCGTCGCGGACGGGGTCGGCTCGCGGCTGCGCTGGGTCGATCTCGCGCAGGCGCCCCGGCCGGCGACCCCCGGGGCGACCGACCTGGTGACCAGGCTCGAGTTCAAGGACAACGCGGCGGGTGCGTGGCTCCGCGCGAAGATCACCGCCGACTACCCGCTGGCCTGCGTCGAGACGGACGCCGGGCTGCACGAGCACGAGCGGGCGATCTCGCTGGCCGGAACCCTGAAGACCGGGCGCGGATCGTTCGAGCGGGACACCCGGCCCATCGCGGCCTCGGACTACCTCCTGGGCTTCACGAACGAGGCCAAGATCGCCGAACTCGAGGAGTCGGCCGCAGCGCTCGCGGCCGAGCGCGACGCAGCCGAGGCGGCCGCCGACGAGCGCAGCGCCTCGACCCGGGACCTCGCCGGACGGATGCGCGCGCTGGCCGCTCTGGCCGATGACGCCCGCGAGTTCGCGCGCCTCGACACGACTCCTGCCGCCGCGGCCGTCGCCGACCTCGAGTCGCGGCTGCAGGCCGTCATGAACGACGACGCCTCGCTTGCGGAGGTGCGCTCCGCCCTGGAGGAAGCGCAGGCCGAGCGGGAGGGGACCGTGGGCCGGCTCGCGGTGCTGCGCAGCGAGGCCGCGCGGCTCGAGTCCGCTCTGAGCGCGGCCGAGCGGCGGCTCGCCGCGGCGCCCCTCCCCGCGGCCGCATCCGGTGCGGGAACCGGGTCCGCCCCGGACGACGCCGCGGCCACCGACCCCGCGACCGAGGACGAGTGCGCCGAACTGCTCACCCGCTTCCCCGACCTCGCGGGTGCGGCGAGCGGCGCGGAGGTGGAGGCCGCGGCGTCGTCCGCGGCGTTGAAGCTGCAGGGAGCGGAGGCGCAGGCGCGGCAGGCCATCTTCGCCGCCGAGGCCGACCTGACGGAGACGTTCCGCGAGTTCGCGCGAACCTTCGGGCCCGGGGCCTCGGCATCGTACGGCACGGGTGTCGACGCGGCACCGGACTACGTGCGGCTGTACGAATCAATCGTCGCCGAGGGGCTGCCCCAGCGCGAAGAGGAGTTCCGCGAGTACTTCTCCAACCGCTCCTACGAGCGGTTCTCCGACCTGCTGCAGCTGCTCGAGGAGGAACGGCGGGCGATCGGCGAACGCATCGAGCCACTCAACCAGATCCTCTCCGACGTGCCGTTCGAGAAGGGGCCCGACGGGACGAGCTCGCGGCTGCGGCTCGAGCTGACAACGGCCGTTCCGGAGGAGGCGCGGGCCTTCAAGGCGGAGCTGAAAGAGGCGCTCGGGCACGCGTACGGCGCGGCCGCGGACGATCTGTCAGCGCAGTACGAGCGGCTCGAGCGGCTCGTCGACGCCCTCGACGACACCGGGCGCGCCGCGTGGCGGGACACCGTGCTGGACGTCCGCCGCCACGTGGTGATCAGCTGCAACGAACACAAGGGCAACGGCGAGATCGAGGCCGGGCTCGAGCCGGGCACGCTTTCCGGCGGCGAGGGCCAGCGCTTCACGTCGTTCATCATGGGCGCCGCGCTCGCGTACCAGCTCGGCCTAGCGACGCAGGGCTTCACGACCTACGGGACCGTGATGATCGACGAGGCATTCATCCAGGCCAACGCGGAGTACGCGGGCGCCGGCATCAACGCGCTGCAGGAGTTTGGGTTCCAGCTGCTGCTGGCCGCTCCCGAGGACAAGGTGGACCTGGCGAAGCACCTGGGCTCGATCACGGACATCGTCAAGCACCCGGGATCCAACGTCTCCGGCTTCGTGGCGACTGGCCTCTCGCCGGCGGTCGCGACGGACATCGTGCTCCGCTGA
- a CDS encoding DUF4194 domain-containing protein, producing MNDPIPDGALFEGDAGRFELPLRQALVRLLRGPYVDGTGDAKLWQRILDRREDISAFVSELFLHLVIDEDRKIALLAPVEMDEPHTTPIAPRRPLRREETLLALRLRLLLERHAGTGTDPVISRAGARDILEEHRQPGAVDDKRLEELTDSSLARLLALKLVVPTELEHEYRVSAALALALPFTTIDEIPAYLAAIERTDAGSVPLDEAPSAASAVDDDLFEATETKENA from the coding sequence ATGAACGATCCCATCCCCGACGGGGCCCTGTTCGAGGGCGACGCCGGCCGGTTCGAGCTGCCCCTGCGCCAGGCGCTCGTGCGGCTGCTGCGCGGGCCGTACGTCGACGGGACCGGAGACGCGAAGCTGTGGCAGCGGATCCTGGACCGGCGCGAAGACATCTCCGCGTTCGTCTCCGAGCTGTTCCTGCACCTGGTCATCGACGAGGACCGCAAGATCGCGCTGCTGGCGCCGGTCGAGATGGACGAGCCGCACACGACGCCGATCGCCCCGCGCCGCCCCCTGCGCCGTGAGGAGACACTGCTCGCCCTGCGGCTGCGGCTGCTGCTCGAGCGGCACGCCGGCACCGGCACGGATCCGGTCATCTCGCGGGCGGGCGCCCGCGACATCCTCGAGGAGCACCGGCAGCCGGGCGCCGTCGACGACAAGCGGCTCGAGGAACTCACCGACTCCTCGCTGGCGCGCCTGCTGGCCCTGAAGCTCGTGGTGCCGACCGAGCTCGAGCACGAGTACCGGGTCTCCGCGGCGCTGGCGCTCGCGCTGCCGTTCACGACGATCGACGAGATCCCCGCCTACCTCGCGGCGATCGAACGCACCGACGCCGGATCGGTGCCGCTCGACGAGGCGCCGAGCGCCGCATCCGCCGTCGACGACGACCTGTTCGAGGCGACCGAGACGAAGGAGAACGCGTAG
- a CDS encoding DUF3375 domain-containing protein, translating into MRLPHPAVATWADQLDFRESAGWKLLSAAPWVAAFLRAEFTSAAPRVALEAFHASLDTFLKQLRADSPEVPLNDAWRAAQYADSWVKAGFLARPLVDGFFVYEPTAHTARVLRFLDSVAGSGTNLNSSRLSALLSSLESLAHETDPDPEARIRQLESEIADRRARLDALRSGEAPAMLSDDGAVAAARSILDLAANLPADFKRMRDGVQEMLHGIRQEIMESSVSKGVAVGQVLEGDRQLRSTPEGETFRGFTDFLNDPAQQARFREAVTEVLARGFVDDLTAGERHTIANMLRELRRQATEVHATYGKLSESLHAYVQSDELRESEQLRRAIRAAELATAASPALRPRTPVAPLSLYEPHFATLADLGIFDPAEHVAPPKLADPPPLSAADIHRTPITPGADTGVLRAAVVHALESRTTAAPAGGGRSVTLGEVFETLEPQHRHLNSVRYLIELARITDAAALDTTDFQAVDIRQVDGSERTAYLPRVTYAPEFAAAHGTAATRTEETA; encoded by the coding sequence ATGCGCCTCCCCCACCCCGCTGTCGCCACCTGGGCCGACCAGCTGGACTTTCGCGAATCCGCGGGGTGGAAGCTCCTCTCGGCCGCGCCCTGGGTCGCCGCCTTCCTGCGCGCCGAATTCACGTCCGCGGCGCCGCGCGTCGCGCTCGAGGCGTTCCACGCGAGCCTCGACACGTTCCTCAAGCAGCTGCGCGCCGACTCCCCCGAGGTCCCGCTCAACGACGCCTGGCGCGCCGCCCAGTACGCCGACTCGTGGGTCAAGGCGGGGTTCCTCGCGCGTCCGCTCGTCGACGGTTTCTTCGTCTACGAGCCGACGGCGCACACGGCCCGCGTCCTGCGCTTCCTCGACTCCGTCGCCGGCTCCGGCACCAACCTGAACTCCTCCCGCCTCTCCGCACTGCTCTCGAGCCTCGAATCCCTCGCCCACGAGACCGACCCGGACCCCGAGGCCCGCATCCGCCAGCTCGAGTCCGAGATCGCCGACCGCCGCGCCCGGCTCGACGCGCTGCGCAGCGGCGAGGCGCCGGCCATGCTCTCCGACGACGGCGCCGTCGCCGCCGCCCGTAGCATCCTCGACCTCGCCGCCAACCTGCCGGCCGACTTCAAGCGCATGCGCGACGGCGTGCAGGAGATGCTGCACGGGATCCGCCAGGAGATCATGGAGTCCTCCGTCTCCAAGGGCGTCGCGGTCGGCCAGGTGCTCGAGGGCGACCGCCAGCTCCGCTCGACGCCCGAGGGCGAGACGTTCCGCGGCTTCACCGACTTCCTCAACGACCCCGCCCAGCAGGCCCGCTTCCGCGAGGCCGTCACCGAGGTCCTCGCGCGCGGCTTCGTCGACGACCTCACCGCCGGCGAGCGCCACACGATCGCGAACATGTTGCGTGAGCTGCGGCGCCAGGCCACCGAGGTGCATGCGACCTACGGAAAGCTCTCCGAGTCCCTGCACGCCTACGTCCAGTCGGACGAGCTGCGCGAGTCCGAGCAGCTCCGCCGTGCCATCCGCGCCGCCGAGCTCGCCACGGCCGCCTCGCCAGCGCTGCGCCCGCGCACGCCCGTCGCGCCGCTGAGCCTCTACGAACCGCACTTCGCGACGCTCGCCGACCTCGGCATCTTCGACCCCGCCGAGCACGTCGCCCCGCCGAAGCTCGCCGACCCGCCGCCCCTCTCCGCCGCCGACATCCACCGCACCCCCATCACCCCCGGCGCCGACACGGGCGTGCTGCGCGCCGCCGTCGTGCACGCCCTGGAATCCCGCACGACGGCGGCGCCCGCCGGCGGCGGGCGTTCGGTGACGCTCGGGGAGGTCTTCGAGACGCTCGAGCCGCAGCACCGCCACCTGAACTCGGTCCGGTACCTGATCGAGCTCGCCCGGATCACCGACGCGGCCGCCCTGGACACGACCGACTTCCAAGCCGTCGACATCCGGCAGGTCGACGGCTCCGAGCGCACGGCCTACCTGCCGCGCGTGACGTACGCACCCGAATTCGCTGCCGCGCACGGCACCGCGGCCACGAGAACCGAGGAGACAGCATGA
- a CDS encoding DUF1206 domain-containing protein — MKDRGESSTSKPLRAARSAVHDDRFAALARSGYVTSGVLHMILGWLTAIVALGGSADADHTGALQAVAARPFGVAGLVLAGAACALLGLWMLGRALFGREKVTGRLKNAGTTAVYLTIAVTILRYALGARSSSAESTQSLSAELMKNPAGSALLIGVGVAILVVAGYHIYKGLSRRFPKDLHTLPNSPIRLVTTILGTAGYIAKGLVLASLGLLFVVATVQNDPNDSRGLDGALQSVRDQPYGPWWLLALAAGLVLYGAYQVLRARFDTMR; from the coding sequence ATGAAGGACCGCGGAGAATCCAGCACGTCGAAGCCGCTGCGCGCCGCCCGCTCCGCCGTCCACGACGACCGCTTCGCGGCGCTCGCCCGGTCGGGCTACGTCACCAGCGGCGTGCTGCACATGATTCTCGGCTGGCTGACGGCGATCGTCGCCCTCGGCGGCAGCGCGGACGCCGATCACACCGGCGCGTTGCAGGCCGTCGCCGCGCGGCCGTTCGGTGTCGCGGGCCTCGTGCTCGCCGGCGCCGCCTGCGCCCTGCTCGGGCTGTGGATGCTGGGCCGGGCGCTGTTCGGCCGTGAAAAGGTTACGGGTCGCCTCAAGAATGCCGGCACGACGGCGGTCTACCTCACCATCGCGGTGACGATCCTGCGCTACGCGCTCGGAGCGAGGAGCAGCTCCGCGGAGAGCACGCAGAGCCTCTCCGCCGAACTCATGAAGAACCCGGCCGGCTCGGCGCTGCTCATCGGCGTCGGGGTGGCGATCCTCGTCGTCGCCGGCTATCACATCTACAAGGGCCTCTCCCGCCGCTTCCCCAAGGACCTGCACACGCTGCCCAACAGCCCCATCCGCCTCGTCACCACGATCTTGGGCACGGCGGGGTACATCGCCAAGGGGCTCGTTCTGGCCTCCCTCGGCCTGTTGTTCGTCGTCGCCACCGTCCAGAACGACCCGAACGACTCCCGCGGGCTCGACGGCGCGCTGCAGTCCGTGCGGGACCAGCCGTACGGCCCATGGTGGCTGCTGGCCCTGGCCGCGGGGCTGGTGCTCTACGGCGCGTACCAGGTGCTCCGCGCCCGGTTCGACACCATGCGCTGA
- a CDS encoding sodium/glutamate symporter, protein MTAWSLFTDLGWICALLLVGAFLRAKVPFIQSIFLPSSLIAGVLGLVLGPKMLGIIPFSSEISSYAGVLIAVVFAALPFTSKVASLKGVMRSVGTMWAVSQSAVVLQWGVGLLFALGVVSIFFSSVPDGFGLMIATGFMGGHGTAAAIAESFGDRWPEAASLGMTAATVGIIVSVVGGIILIKIESMRGNTVYLSHFKDLPRSLRTGMIEPEKRESIASSPVSSMSIDPMIYHAGVLFAIAGLSYVISDWAGSMVEGLNIPTFSVAFIVGYLVFGVMTKAGALRHFDTRLFERTSSSSTDLLVAFGIASIDPAIVVAYAGPLALLMVFGIVAMVGFYFFVAKRFFTDHKVEQSVFTWGWGTGTVAMGIALLRVVDPQMRSKTLDYYGLAYIPIGFGDIAFVALLPALIMAGLAWPAAITLTVAGVAILTAARLLRRKGAQSPDEVKVPAAVD, encoded by the coding sequence ATGACCGCGTGGTCCCTGTTTACCGATCTTGGCTGGATCTGCGCCCTGCTGCTCGTGGGCGCCTTCCTGCGCGCCAAGGTGCCGTTCATCCAGAGCATCTTCCTGCCGTCGAGTCTCATCGCGGGGGTCCTGGGCCTCGTGCTCGGCCCGAAGATGCTCGGGATCATTCCCTTCTCCTCGGAGATCTCCAGCTACGCGGGTGTCTTGATCGCCGTGGTCTTCGCCGCCTTGCCGTTCACCTCCAAGGTGGCCTCGCTCAAGGGCGTAATGCGGTCCGTGGGGACGATGTGGGCGGTGTCGCAGTCGGCGGTGGTCCTGCAATGGGGTGTGGGGCTGCTCTTCGCGCTCGGCGTCGTCAGCATCTTCTTCTCCTCGGTTCCGGACGGTTTCGGGCTGATGATCGCCACGGGATTCATGGGTGGGCACGGCACGGCCGCCGCCATCGCCGAGAGCTTCGGCGACCGCTGGCCCGAAGCGGCGAGCCTGGGCATGACGGCCGCGACCGTGGGCATCATCGTCTCCGTCGTGGGCGGCATCATCCTCATCAAGATCGAGTCCATGCGCGGCAACACGGTCTATCTCTCGCATTTCAAGGACCTGCCGCGCAGCCTGCGCACGGGCATGATCGAACCAGAGAAGCGAGAATCGATCGCCTCAAGCCCCGTCTCCTCGATGTCGATCGACCCGATGATCTACCACGCCGGAGTCCTCTTCGCGATCGCCGGTCTCTCCTACGTGATCTCCGACTGGGCCGGGTCCATGGTGGAGGGCCTGAACATCCCGACCTTCTCCGTCGCGTTCATCGTCGGGTACCTGGTGTTCGGCGTGATGACCAAGGCCGGCGCCCTGCGCCACTTCGACACCCGGCTCTTCGAACGCACCTCGAGTTCGTCGACCGACCTGCTGGTCGCGTTCGGGATCGCCTCGATCGACCCGGCCATTGTCGTCGCCTACGCCGGACCGCTCGCGCTGCTGATGGTCTTCGGGATCGTCGCGATGGTGGGGTTCTACTTCTTCGTCGCCAAGCGCTTCTTCACCGACCACAAGGTCGAGCAGTCCGTTTTCACGTGGGGCTGGGGCACGGGAACGGTCGCGATGGGGATCGCCCTCCTGCGCGTCGTCGACCCTCAGATGCGATCCAAGACCCTCGACTACTACGGCCTGGCCTACATCCCCATCGGCTTCGGCGACATCGCCTTCGTCGCGTTGCTGCCGGCGCTGATCATGGCCGGCCTGGCCTGGCCGGCGGCGATCACGCTGACTGTCGCCGGGGTCGCGATCCTCACCGCAGCGAGGCTGCTGCGCCGGAAGGGTGCGCAGTCGCCGGACGAGGTCAAGGTCCCGGCCGCCGTCGACTGA
- a CDS encoding SRPBCC family protein codes for MATVSERIEVLVPVSTAYNEWTQFESFPRFMHAVQDVTQVDDATNRWTVSVAGVERTFRTRITEQVPDEVIAWETIDGKGHNGRVTFTSIEVAESEPDPDNLHVAGSGPFVAGLEVTAATRGLHVTPEPEEPAMPKGRPGTLVEVEITWDDETFLEKLGDKLGLDDAQVKRDLRRFKKLVEAEGAEGEWRGEIHDG; via the coding sequence ATGGCAACGGTCTCCGAACGCATCGAAGTCCTCGTCCCCGTGAGTACCGCCTACAACGAGTGGACGCAGTTCGAATCCTTCCCGCGGTTCATGCACGCTGTCCAGGACGTCACACAGGTCGACGACGCCACCAACCGCTGGACGGTCTCCGTCGCGGGCGTCGAACGCACCTTCCGGACCCGTATCACCGAGCAGGTGCCCGACGAGGTCATCGCCTGGGAGACCATCGATGGCAAGGGCCACAACGGGCGCGTGACGTTCACGTCGATCGAGGTGGCCGAGTCGGAACCGGACCCGGACAACCTGCACGTCGCGGGCTCAGGCCCGTTTGTGGCCGGGCTCGAGGTGACGGCGGCGACGCGCGGCCTGCACGTCACTCCGGAACCCGAGGAGCCGGCCATGCCGAAGGGCCGACCGGGCACGCTCGTCGAGGTCGAGATCACGTGGGACGACGAGACGTTCCTCGAGAAGCTCGGCGACAAGCTGGGCCTCGACGACGCTCAGGTGAAGCGGGATCTGCGCCGGTTCAAGAAGCTCGTCGAGGCCGAAGGGGCCGAGGGCGAATGGCGCGGCGAGATCCACGATGGGTAG
- a CDS encoding GolD/DthD family dehydrogenase, producing MGGGFFDLTGRTAIVTGGASGLGNAIARALAERGAVVVLADRDAAALGAAADALAADGLEARTLAVDVTDRDALTRAVDDLASALGRIDILVNSAGIALLAPVTEVPDEHWDRVIGVNLTGTFAACRAVATHMKRAGYGRIVNIASQAAHVALEDHAAYAASKSGLFGLTRSLARELGPHGVTANTLSPTVVLTDMGREAWAGPRGEAHKAQIPARRFAEPREVAAAALYLVSTEAAMVNGADLRIDGGFTIA from the coding sequence ATGGGCGGCGGCTTCTTCGACCTGACCGGCCGCACGGCGATCGTCACCGGCGGCGCGTCCGGCCTGGGCAACGCGATCGCCCGCGCGCTCGCGGAACGAGGCGCCGTCGTCGTGCTGGCCGACCGCGACGCCGCCGCCCTGGGCGCCGCGGCGGATGCGCTTGCCGCCGACGGTCTGGAGGCGCGTACCCTCGCCGTCGACGTCACGGACCGCGATGCGCTCACGCGCGCCGTGGACGACCTCGCCAGCGCCCTGGGGCGGATCGACATCCTCGTGAACTCAGCGGGCATCGCCCTGCTGGCCCCGGTCACGGAGGTCCCCGACGAGCATTGGGACCGGGTGATCGGCGTCAACCTCACCGGGACGTTCGCCGCCTGCCGGGCCGTGGCGACGCACATGAAGCGCGCCGGGTACGGCCGCATCGTGAACATCGCCTCGCAGGCGGCGCACGTCGCGCTCGAGGACCACGCGGCCTACGCCGCGTCCAAGTCGGGGCTCTTCGGTCTTACGCGTTCACTCGCCCGGGAACTCGGCCCGCACGGGGTCACGGCCAACACGCTCTCGCCGACGGTCGTGCTCACCGACATGGGCCGCGAGGCCTGGGCGGGTCCGCGCGGCGAGGCGCACAAAGCCCAGATCCCCGCCCGGCGCTTCGCGGAGCCGCGGGAGGTCGCGGCGGCCGCGCTCTACCTCGTCTCGACGGAGGCGGCCATGGTCAACGGGGCGGACCTGCGCATCGACGGCGGCTTCACGATCGCGTGA
- a CDS encoding ribose-5-phosphate isomerase, which yields MSTQQLRLVVGCDDAGFDYKEAIRADLEADARVASVIDVGVDADGHTPYPRIAVEAAQLVADGRADRALLICGTGLGVAISANKVPGIRAVTAHDSFSVERSVLSNDAQVLCLGQRVIGRELARRLASEWLGYAFDPESPSQEKVRSITAFEQTGAC from the coding sequence ATGAGCACCCAGCAACTGCGCCTCGTCGTCGGCTGCGACGACGCCGGGTTCGACTACAAGGAGGCGATTCGGGCCGACCTCGAGGCCGACGCCCGCGTCGCGTCCGTGATCGACGTCGGGGTCGACGCCGACGGGCACACCCCCTACCCCCGCATCGCCGTCGAAGCGGCACAGCTTGTCGCGGACGGCCGCGCCGACCGTGCCCTCCTGATCTGCGGCACCGGCCTCGGAGTCGCCATCTCGGCCAACAAGGTGCCGGGGATCCGCGCCGTGACGGCCCACGACTCGTTCTCCGTGGAGCGCTCGGTCCTCTCCAACGACGCCCAGGTCCTCTGCCTGGGCCAGCGCGTGATCGGCCGCGAGCTGGCGCGGCGCCTGGCGTCCGAGTGGCTCGGCTACGCGTTCGACCCGGAGAGCCCCTCACAGGAGAAGGTCCGCTCCATCACCGCGTTCGAACAGACGGGGGCCTGCTGA